In Sphingomonas psychrotolerans, the following proteins share a genomic window:
- the ubiB gene encoding 2-polyprenylphenol 6-hydroxylase, translated as MTAPAIHLFRLLKWGRILARHGALRGIERDPNTPKPVRRIARIARFGARVPAAPLYADAFQAIGPAAIKLGQTLATRPDLVGEAAAHDLLRLQDALPPLPFSVIRERIENSYGRPLETFFASIEEAPVGAASIAQVHRAVTTDGRHVAVKVLRPGIEAEFAKAIETYEWAAAQVEGMGGEAARLRPRLIIEHFKRWTARELDLRREAASASELAEGMTAEPDFYVPVIDWQRTTGKVLTLEWLDGIKLSDRAALLAAGHDTTALAGKLIRAFLRQAIAEGFFHADMHQGNLFALADGRIAAIDFGIMGRIDRRARVWLAEILYGLITGNYKRVAEIHFEAGYVPAHHNVAEFATALRAVGEPMRGLPVKDMSVGAMLDGLFNITRDFDMQTQPHLLLLQKTMVMVEGVARGLDPEINLWETSAPFVREWIRTELGPEAAIADRIITDLRTLARLPELIRNIELRYPAPGGAPPAPPLRQIEIVRVGGGWRYAVVALAAAAASVAAMWVIL; from the coding sequence ATGACCGCCCCCGCGATCCACCTCTTCCGCTTGCTCAAATGGGGCCGCATCCTCGCGCGGCACGGCGCGCTGCGCGGCATCGAGCGTGACCCCAACACGCCCAAACCCGTTCGCCGGATCGCCCGAATTGCTCGCTTCGGTGCGCGCGTGCCGGCGGCTCCGCTTTACGCCGATGCCTTTCAGGCGATCGGCCCCGCCGCGATCAAGCTGGGCCAGACGCTCGCCACCCGCCCCGACCTGGTCGGCGAGGCGGCCGCGCACGATCTGCTTCGCCTGCAGGATGCGCTCCCCCCGCTCCCATTCTCGGTGATCCGCGAGCGCATCGAAAATAGCTACGGCCGCCCGCTCGAGACCTTCTTCGCTTCGATCGAGGAAGCCCCGGTCGGCGCCGCGTCGATCGCGCAGGTCCACCGCGCGGTGACCACCGACGGCCGCCACGTCGCGGTCAAGGTGCTCCGCCCCGGCATCGAGGCCGAGTTCGCCAAGGCGATCGAGACCTATGAATGGGCTGCCGCGCAGGTCGAGGGCATGGGCGGCGAAGCCGCGCGCCTCCGCCCCCGGCTGATCATCGAGCATTTCAAGCGCTGGACCGCGCGCGAGCTCGACTTGCGCCGCGAGGCCGCCTCCGCGTCCGAGCTTGCCGAGGGCATGACTGCCGAGCCCGATTTCTACGTGCCCGTGATCGACTGGCAGCGCACCACCGGCAAGGTGCTCACGCTCGAATGGCTCGACGGGATCAAGCTGTCGGATCGCGCCGCACTGCTCGCCGCGGGGCACGACACCACCGCACTCGCCGGCAAGCTCATCCGTGCCTTCCTCCGCCAGGCGATCGCCGAAGGCTTCTTCCATGCCGACATGCACCAGGGGAATCTGTTCGCGCTCGCCGACGGTCGCATCGCCGCGATCGACTTCGGCATCATGGGCCGGATCGATCGCCGCGCCCGCGTCTGGCTCGCCGAGATCCTCTACGGCCTGATCACCGGCAATTACAAACGCGTCGCCGAAATCCATTTCGAGGCGGGCTATGTCCCCGCGCATCACAATGTCGCCGAGTTCGCCACTGCCTTGCGTGCGGTGGGAGAGCCGATGCGCGGGCTTCCGGTCAAAGACATGTCGGTGGGGGCAATGCTGGACGGTCTGTTCAACATCACCCGCGACTTCGACATGCAGACCCAGCCGCACCTCCTTCTCCTTCAGAAGACGATGGTGATGGTCGAGGGCGTCGCGCGCGGGCTCGATCCCGAGATCAACCTGTGGGAGACTTCGGCGCCGTTCGTCCGCGAATGGATTCGCACCGAACTCGGTCCTGAAGCCGCGATCGCCGACCGGATCATCACTGATCTGCGGACGCTCGCACGGCTGCCCGAACTGATCCGCAACATCGAGCTGCGCTATCCCGCGCCCGGCGGCGCCCCCCCCGCCCCGCCGCTCCGGCAGATCGAAATCGTCCGCGTCGGCGGCGGCTGGCGCTATGCCGTGGTCGCGCTGGCTGCCGCCGCCGCGTCCGTCGCTGCCATGTGGGTAATTCTCTAG
- a CDS encoding class I SAM-dependent methyltransferase, translating to MPDTVSFGYEDIAPEEKTARVGEVFSSVASKYDLMNDAMSGGLHRLWKDLFVRRVKPRAGEHILDMAGGTGDIAFRMAPSGAAITVADINPEMLAVGVERAAQRGIDGLVWSEANAETLIFPDRFFDAYTIAFGIRNVTDIPKALREAHRVLKRGGRFYVLEFSTTQWPGFGQVYDAYSHHLVPRLGKLLANDADSYRYLIESIRRFPPMPAFEAMIRDAGFTQTRVEPLLGGLVAIHSGWKI from the coding sequence ATGCCCGACACTGTCTCCTTCGGTTACGAAGACATCGCCCCCGAGGAAAAGACCGCCCGCGTCGGCGAAGTCTTCTCCAGCGTCGCTTCCAAATATGATCTGATGAACGACGCGATGTCGGGCGGCCTCCACCGGCTGTGGAAGGACCTGTTCGTCCGCCGGGTGAAGCCCCGCGCCGGCGAGCACATCCTCGACATGGCCGGTGGCACCGGCGACATCGCCTTCCGCATGGCGCCCTCGGGTGCGGCGATCACCGTCGCCGACATCAATCCCGAGATGCTCGCCGTCGGCGTCGAGCGCGCCGCGCAGCGCGGGATCGACGGGCTGGTCTGGAGCGAGGCCAATGCCGAGACGCTGATATTCCCCGACAGGTTCTTCGACGCCTATACGATCGCCTTCGGCATCCGGAACGTCACCGATATTCCGAAAGCGTTGCGCGAGGCGCACCGCGTCCTCAAGCGCGGCGGCCGCTTCTACGTGCTCGAATTCTCGACCACGCAATGGCCGGGCTTCGGGCAGGTCTATGACGCCTATTCGCATCATCTCGTGCCGCGACTCGGCAAGCTGCTCGCGAACGATGCCGATTCGTATCGCTATTTGATCGAATCGATCCGCCGCTTCCCTCCGATGCCCGCGTTCGAGGCGATGATCCGCGACGCGGGCTTCACCCAGACCAGGGTCGAGCCCCTCCTCGGCGGGCTCGTCGCGATCCACAGCGGCTGGAAGATTTGA
- a CDS encoding ATP-binding protein gives MIPQHSERALILAPQGRDATVALAMLAEAGLRGAIVESVPELVALLSEGAGFALVTEEALAGADLTALAGWINDQSEWSDFPFVLLTQRGGGIERNPAAARYLQLLGNVTFLERPFHPTTLVSFARAAIRGRRRQYEARARLEELHALATGLEQRVEERTAEHRAAVAQLHEAQKLETLGQLTGGVAHDFNNLLTPIMGALDMLQRKYGESDARSSRLIDNALQSAERAKTLVQRLLGFARRQTLETKAVDLGGLIDGMRDLIASSIGPEIDLRIRHGADLPAAVADPNQLELAVLNLCVNARDAMSGNGTLTIVVDQLAFGPGSQPRLTPGLYVRLSVIDTGCGMDADTLARAVEPFYSTKETGRGTGLGLSMVHGLAAQLGGGFALSSELERGTRADLYLRVAEGGVAHDAVDRRRQPLLAKGRPLSVLLVDDEELVRVGTAEMIRDLGHEVTHASGGAEALARLDAGLRPDVVITDYKMPRMDGAELARRVRDTLPQVPILLITGYTGTTENTHHLPRLPKPFGQAEIAAALAGLIEPDNKVVRLSTGRRRP, from the coding sequence TTGATCCCGCAGCACTCCGAACGTGCGCTGATCCTCGCGCCGCAAGGCCGCGACGCGACGGTCGCGCTGGCGATGCTCGCGGAAGCCGGGCTGCGCGGCGCGATCGTGGAGTCGGTGCCCGAGCTCGTGGCGCTGCTTTCCGAAGGTGCAGGATTCGCTCTCGTGACCGAGGAGGCGCTGGCGGGCGCGGATCTGACTGCGCTGGCCGGGTGGATCAACGACCAGTCTGAATGGTCGGATTTCCCCTTCGTGCTGTTGACCCAGCGCGGTGGGGGCATCGAGCGCAACCCCGCGGCGGCGCGTTATCTGCAATTGTTGGGCAACGTCACCTTTCTCGAACGGCCCTTTCACCCGACGACCCTGGTAAGTTTTGCCCGTGCGGCGATCCGCGGACGTCGCCGGCAATATGAGGCGCGCGCGCGGCTGGAAGAGCTGCATGCGCTGGCCACCGGGCTCGAACAGCGCGTGGAAGAGCGCACCGCCGAGCATCGCGCGGCGGTCGCCCAGCTCCACGAGGCGCAGAAGCTCGAGACTTTGGGCCAGCTGACCGGCGGCGTCGCGCATGACTTCAACAATCTGCTGACGCCGATCATGGGCGCGCTCGATATGCTCCAGCGCAAATATGGCGAGAGCGATGCCCGTTCGTCGCGGCTGATCGACAATGCGCTGCAATCGGCCGAGCGTGCCAAGACGCTCGTCCAGCGCCTGCTCGGCTTCGCGCGGCGCCAGACGCTGGAAACCAAGGCCGTCGACCTTGGCGGCCTGATCGACGGGATGCGCGATCTGATCGCGAGTTCGATCGGGCCGGAGATCGACCTGCGTATCCGCCATGGAGCCGATCTGCCCGCCGCCGTCGCCGATCCGAACCAGCTCGAACTCGCGGTCCTGAACCTGTGCGTCAATGCGCGCGATGCGATGAGCGGCAATGGCACGCTGACGATCGTCGTCGATCAGCTCGCGTTCGGACCGGGATCGCAGCCTCGGCTTACGCCCGGCCTCTATGTGCGGCTGTCGGTGATCGACACGGGTTGCGGGATGGACGCCGACACCCTCGCGCGCGCAGTCGAGCCCTTTTATTCGACCAAGGAGACCGGTCGCGGTACCGGGCTGGGGCTGTCGATGGTTCATGGCCTGGCGGCGCAACTGGGCGGCGGCTTCGCGCTGTCGAGCGAACTCGAGCGGGGCACGCGCGCCGACCTCTATCTCCGGGTGGCCGAGGGCGGCGTCGCGCACGACGCGGTCGACAGACGGCGACAGCCGCTCCTCGCCAAGGGGCGGCCGCTTTCGGTGTTGCTCGTCGACGACGAGGAACTCGTCCGGGTCGGCACCGCCGAGATGATCCGCGACCTCGGCCATGAAGTGACCCACGCGAGCGGCGGTGCCGAGGCGCTCGCGAGGCTGGATGCGGGGCTGCGGCCCGATGTGGTGATCACCGACTACAAAATGCCCCGGATGGACGGCGCCGAACTCGCCAGGCGCGTTCGCGACACGCTGCCGCAGGTGCCGATCCTGCTGATCACCGGCTATACCGGTACCACCGAGAACACGCACCATCTGCCGCGGCTGCCCAAGCCGTTCGGGCAAGCCGAGATCGCTGCGGCGCTGGCCGGCCTGATCGAGCCCGACAACAAGGTGGTCCGGCTGTCCACGGGGCGCCGGCGGCCGTAG